The following proteins are co-located in the Macrobrachium rosenbergii isolate ZJJX-2024 chromosome 26, ASM4041242v1, whole genome shotgun sequence genome:
- the LOC136853134 gene encoding perlucin-like protein produces the protein MAVATCFRLLATILLLAMAGRCYSQQMDHIQLSRIADSIDNLTQVVQAQAVASEKVASGILKMFTLMATDHLVCERGWFKLRSSCYFISEDTSNWEESRQKCIALNSDLVKITHDDEFNFLRDLVKGHNTYIGLSDLQEQGTLRWVADGTIHQIVESWWGEGEPNNPAERCVHYYHAIDDRLNDNNCSKEFWYICEKPAQLGWNFASVPDEETPADK, from the exons ATGGCCGTTGCTACTTGCTTTCGTCTGCTTGCgaccattcttcttcttgcaatgGCTGGTCGCTGCTACTCGCAGCAAATGGATCATATTCAACTGAGCAGAATTGCAGACTCGATTGACAACCTCACTCAGGTAGTACAAG caCAAGCGGTTGCTTCGGAGAAAGTCGCCTCTGGAATCCTGAAAATGTTCACCTTAATGGCCACTG ATCATCTTGTCTGTGAGAGGGGTTGGTTTAAGCTGAGATCCTCCTGTTACTTCATCAGTGAAGACACCAGCAACTGGGAAGAGAGCCGTCAAAAGTGCATAGCCTTGAATTCTGACTTGGTCAAAATCACTCATGACGACGAGTTCAACTTCCTCCGTG ATCTTGTAAAAGGTCACAACACCTACATAGGACTGAGTGACCTGCAAGAACAGGGAACCCTCAGATGGGTTGCAGATGGCACCATTCACCAAATCGTTGAATCATG GTGGGGTGAAGGCGAGCCCAACAATCCAGCAGAACGCTGTGTCCATTACTACCATGCAATAGACGATCGCCTCAATGATAATAATTGCAGCAAGGAGTTTTg GTACATCTGCGAGAAACCTGCCCAACTGGGTTGGAACTTTGCTTCAGTGCCAGATGAAGAAACGCCCGCAGACAAGTGA